From the genome of Streptomyces spinoverrucosus:
GGTGGTTCGGTGAGTGGGGCCGGGGGTGTGGGGGCGTTGGGTTTCGGGGGGTCTGAGAGGTGGGGCGGGGGGTTGGGGCGTTGGGGTTCGGGAGGGTGGTTCGGGGTGGTTCGGCGGGTGGGGCCGGGGGTTTGGGGTGTCGGGTTTCGGGGGGTGGTTCGGCGGGTGGGGCCGGGGGTTTGGGGGCGTTGGGTTTTCGGGGGTTGGTCTGAGGGGTGGGCGGGGGTTTGGGGCGTCGGTTTCGGGGGGTGGTTCGGCGGGTGGGGCCCGGGGTGTGGGGTGTCGGGTTTCGGGGGTGGTTCGGCAGGTGGGGCCCGGGGTTTGGGGGCGTTGGGTTTTCGGGGGTTGGTCTGAGGGGTGGGCGGGGATTGGGGCGTCGGTTTCGGGAGGGTGGTTCGGTGAGGGGGGCCGGGGGTTTGGGTGTCGGGCTTCTGGGGGCTGGTCTGGCGGGTGGGGCCGGAGGGTCGGGTGCCCGGTTCGGGAGGGTGGTTCGGCGGGCCTACCGGGCCGTTGCCGTGACGCGCTCGGCCTCGATGCGCTTGGCCAGGGACTCTCCGTCCAGTCGGTCCAGGTTCCGGCACAGCACCACGGACCCCCCGATGGCGAGCGGCGCGTACAGCCCGGCGCTGAGGCCCTCCCAGGTGTCGTACGGCAGTGCGGACAGGAGCCGCGAACCGGGCCCCGTCAGATCCAGCCCGGGCGCGTCGGCCGCCGCCCGCTCCACGACCTCGGCCCCGGTGTACTCCGCCCCGGCCACGATCAACGCCGGCGCCTCCGGGTCCACCGGCGCGTACGGCGCGAACCGGTCGCCGTGACTGGGCACGTCCACCGCGTAGTCGGCGTAGCCCTCCGGCGGTGAGGGGAAGCGCCGCCCCAGCGGGGCCAGCGACAGCGCGTACCGCTCGCCGCGGCAGGCGAGCCCGTCCTCGAACCGACCGGGCCCGGCCACCACGAAGTCCGCCCGCGCCGGATCGCCGTCCATGTCGGCGAGCACGCCCACCGACGAACATGCCAGCAGCCACACCGCCGTCTGCCAGTGCGCGGGCAGCAACAGCGCCACCCGGTCGCCGGGTTCGGCCGACAGCCCGTCCTGGATCAAGTTCGCCGTCTTGGCCACCCAATTGGCGAAGGTGGCCACGGACAGTTCGACCCGTTCTCCGGTGGCGTCGTCGTAGAAGGTGACCAGGGGGCGCGCGGGGTCCGCGGCGAGCGCGGAACGCAGCAGGTCGGCAGCGGTGCGATCGGTGGCGTTCACCTGCGCAAGCGTACGCGCGCGGCCGGGGCGCATCGAGTGGCCGGGCCACCGGATCGGGCGAATCCGCCCCGACAGCGTGTCAATTCCCCGATGGACAGACCTGTATCGCTATGTCCACTATCGGGGGTATGCGTGGATTCCTTGCTTCCTCCATCGGCGTGACCTGTGCGGCCGCCCTCGCCCTACCGCTGACCCTGCCCACGACCATGGCGAACGCGTTACCGGCACCGAGTGCGGGAGCGGGGGCCGGAGCGGGGGCGAAGGCCGCCGCCGACCGTTCCGACCGTTCCGACCGGTCCGATGTCCCCGGCAGCACCCAGTCGCTCCCGCTGGTCCCGCTGGCCGGTGACCGCGCGTCGGGCGCGCAGGGGCTGTCCCCTCGGGACGTACGGCCGTTCTCGCTCCTCGGCGTCGTCTGGGACGACCCCGACACCGAACTCCACGGCCGCGTCCAGGTCCGTACCCGCGCGGCCGGCACCGGCGCCTGGTCCGGCTGGCAGGACCTGGAGACCCACAACGCCGACCACGGCCCCGACCCGGGCACACCCGAAAGCTCCTCCGGCCGCCTCCGTGGCGCCACGGCGCCGTTGTGGGTGGGGGACTCGGACGGCGTGGAGGTGCGGGTCCAGCCCGAGAGCTCCGCGCGTACGGCCGCGCCGCTTCCCTCCGGCCTCCGCCTCGAACTCGTGGACCCCGGCCCGGCGGCCACCGGCGCAACCGCCGCCCGCCGTACCGACGACGACCCCCCGCTCACCGGCCCGCTCAGTGCCGAAACGGCCGCCGCCTCGGAGGCCAACGTCCTGCTCGCGCCACTCGGTGCCACGGAGATCCCGGCGTTGGGCCGGGCGGACACCGAGGACGAGCTGTTCGTGCTGCGCGCCGCCGACATGACGGCGGAGCAGATGGCCCAGCCGTACATCGGCCCGCGACCGCGCATCACCACGCGGCACGGGTGGGGTGCGGACGAGAGTCTGCGGGAGAAGGGTTTCCTCTACACGAAGCAGGTCAAGGCGGCCTTCGTGCACCACACGGCGACCGGGAACAACTACACCTGCGCGCAGGCCCCGTCCGTCATTCGCGGTATCTACCGCTACCACGTCGTGAGCAACGGCTGGCGGGACATCGGCTACAACTTCCTCGTAGACAAGTGCGGAAACATCTACGAGGGGCGTGCGGGGGGCGCGGCGAAGGCGGTCATGGGGGCGCACACGCTCGGTTTCAACAACGACAGCATGGGGATCGCCGCTCTCGGCACGTTCAACACCGCCTCACCGCCTGCGACGACGGTGAAGGCCATCGGGCAGTTGGCGGCCTGGAAGCTGGGTCTCTTCGGAGGCGATCCGGGGGGCAAGACATATCTGAAGTCCGGAGGAGGCAACCTCTATAAAAAGGGTACGAATGTGCGACTCAATGTGATCTCCGGTCACAAGGACGGTTTCCTGACGGACTGCCCAGGACGGCTTCTGTACGGCAAGCTCGGATCCGTCCGGTCGGATGCGTCACGTCTCCAGGGGCGGCCCTGAGGGTCGGGAGGTGTGGCGGGGGGCTTTCGGTGGGGCGTACTGCCGTCGAAGGCACCGGACAACGGTCTGCATACACTGGCCGGCCGAAAGAGAGTTCGGCCGGTCCCGGCAGGAAGCAGAGACGACAGGTGACAGAAGCGATCCTCCTGGTCGGCGGCAAGGGCACCCGGCTGCGCCCACTCACGGTGCACACGCCCAAGCCCATGGTCAGGGCGGCGGGGGTGCCGTTCCTCACGCATCAGTTGGCGCGGGCGAGGGCGGCGGGGGTGGAGCACATCGTGCTCGCCACGTCCTATCTGGCGGAGGTCTTCGAGCCGTACTTCGGGGACGGCTCGTCCCTGGGGCTGCACATCGAGTACGTCACGGAGGAGGAGCCGC
Proteins encoded in this window:
- a CDS encoding TIGR03089 family protein, which gives rise to MNATDRTAADLLRSALAADPARPLVTFYDDATGERVELSVATFANWVAKTANLIQDGLSAEPGDRVALLLPAHWQTAVWLLACSSVGVLADMDGDPARADFVVAGPGRFEDGLACRGERYALSLAPLGRRFPSPPEGYADYAVDVPSHGDRFAPYAPVDPEAPALIVAGAEYTGAEVVERAAADAPGLDLTGPGSRLLSALPYDTWEGLSAGLYAPLAIGGSVVLCRNLDRLDGESLAKRIEAERVTATAR
- a CDS encoding peptidoglycan recognition protein family protein; protein product: MRGFLASSIGVTCAAALALPLTLPTTMANALPAPSAGAGAGAGAKAAADRSDRSDRSDVPGSTQSLPLVPLAGDRASGAQGLSPRDVRPFSLLGVVWDDPDTELHGRVQVRTRAAGTGAWSGWQDLETHNADHGPDPGTPESSSGRLRGATAPLWVGDSDGVEVRVQPESSARTAAPLPSGLRLELVDPGPAATGATAARRTDDDPPLTGPLSAETAAASEANVLLAPLGATEIPALGRADTEDELFVLRAADMTAEQMAQPYIGPRPRITTRHGWGADESLREKGFLYTKQVKAAFVHHTATGNNYTCAQAPSVIRGIYRYHVVSNGWRDIGYNFLVDKCGNIYEGRAGGAAKAVMGAHTLGFNNDSMGIAALGTFNTASPPATTVKAIGQLAAWKLGLFGGDPGGKTYLKSGGGNLYKKGTNVRLNVISGHKDGFLTDCPGRLLYGKLGSVRSDASRLQGRP